In Aedes albopictus strain Foshan chromosome 3, AalbF5, whole genome shotgun sequence, the genomic window cactccagtcgactttttagatcccattcaggccccatatgaactgtacaaaattaatttatgaaactttccttcgaagaccgcaaaacgattggatgattGTGGAAaacgttattgatttattaccgattagtgatccaacgaacggctttttgttttgttttatcagcaccactgctgctgccgttgttgcatgtggCGGCGagcggcatcaccacccccagaaacagcagcagtcaaggcggcagctacagtgctgctaataaaacaaaacaaaatgccgttcgttggatcactaatcgataataaatcaataacttttccacaagcatcaaattgttttgcggtcttcgaaggaaagtttcataaatgatttttctacaagaagcgttgatcgatttgaattaaggagactagGGCCGACCTcttggattttttatctgaaagtgtaacttttcccatagtaaatcctatgaaaactttgaatcgcttgcgcttaattatagtttcaccgattgcgctgaaattttggacagttcatatgggacctaaatggaatctaaaaagtcgactggagcgagaatttgatgtttgtcccatgctAATGGCTATCTCGGTGCAACTTAGGGCGACTGACACAACCGCCTCAGCATACGGGTAGAATCGTGAGGCAACTTTTCCGTAGTAGGGGAAGCTCCATGGGGCCTCTCTAAAGGTCTGCTGGCGTATAGTTAATGCTGTCTTAattacgcagccgagagcaccgtcCGATACACGAAACGTAGTCGAAGGAATTATCGGCTCGACGAGAAGAGTAAAGAGATGTTGCTGCAGCAGAAGAAGCGGAGTACGTACAAGAAAATGAAAATGATGTGGAGTTCTCCAGAAACACGGATGTTCTATCAGCTCCacgtatcccgcaacggctttgcACCGTGAGCCGAAATGTACCGGAATAAGAATGATACAGAGAACGCACGCACTGAGTATCATGCGGCGGTAAAAATGATTATGTCTGCATGACGGATGAGGGAACCACCCTAGACCCTCGCTGAATGAAGTGAAGAATACCATTcaacagctcaagaacaataaggcaGTTGGTAAGGTTAGTATTGATGACGTGAAGAATGCGTTTCACGAATGCCTTGACAAGACCTATGAAGAACGCCCAAAACatgacgttaagattgtcatcggtaaCTCCAGGAGGAGGTCTGAGGTGCCCAAAAATGAGtctgcgtagtttatggacagcgcccaagAATACCTGCACGCACGCAAGAATATGTATCTGCAAGCACACAATGGAGATGCCCAAACGGCAAAGTTTACAATCAAATCGAGcatgtgctggtagatgaccGACACTTTTCGGACATCTTTGATGTTAGAAATTTTAGTTCCAAAGGCTACAAACAAATACATGATTCTGGTCGCTTTATACGCCCATTGATCctggacgttgagagaagctgatcggagatcttttggatttttcaaacgtaaagtgctgcgaacaatactcggcggttaaTTGGAAGACGGTACTTGGCAGCGtgacatgaactacgaattgtaccaagttgATAAAGAGATTAATTTAGTGAAGTGAATTTAACACGGTtagctgcggtgggctgggcacgttgtTCATATGCCGGAGGAACAACAAGCTAAATCATATTCAGCTGACAaccaagaaagggcttcttggtAGGCCGCTCACACGTTGACTTTTTGAAATAGAATGTGACCTAAGGACTCGAAACGTTCAGAgctactggaagcgattggccctggACCGAGTCTAGTtcaggcgaatgcttcatttggCATAGATTttccgctacgagttgtagccacCAAGTATCAAGTATGTACTGTGAACTATAGCATATAAAGTTGGCAGTTAGTTGCTATTTCCTGCTGCTCTAGTTAGTGGGCTGAGATACTAAATACATCCTGCATTTTGATGGATTGTGATTAAGTGTTATTGAAAAAGGTTTGCTTTATTTATATAGaaaattttttatcaaataaattCAAAGATTCACTATGTACATTCTATACAAAACAATACTATCTAATATGGCCTCCAATACTGTGGCAACATCACCCCGTGATGCATCGACTGTGACCGGGTCACGTGTCGTACCACACGATTGTGCAGATTCGTTATCCTTCTGTCGGGAAACTGTACCTGTAACATCTGCACACAGTCCGGTTTGCAGTCCTCCTCTTCGTCATCCTTTTCTGCATCGTCATTATCGTTATCATTGCCATCTTCGTCCGTTGTGCTTCTGTCTCTGTTGGCAATGTCGTCCCGGGATGTGACTATCTCGTTCAAATAGCACCACTCTAGCCGGATGCGCTGCAAATCCTTCAATGCATTGAACATCTTTCGTAGATGTTTGACTTCCTGGTTGGGATTGTGAAATATCGTTTAAATTGTTGTGAACTGACCAGTTGTCAGAGAAAACTTACCATCCTCACTTGCATCATTTCTAGGATTTTCAACCCTGTCATCGTACAAATGTGTTTTACAAAGATAGAATCCAAAACCACTTTGCTCAGTTTCAAAGTTTGAAGATGTGGAACAAATATGCCACAATTGATGGCCTCTTCGGTAAGTCGGTAAGGCTCCCAAGGATGTTTGTAGTTCCGAACGGAAATGTTCTTCAGGTTGGGAACGCTTCCAAGTGGCACGATGGACCCTGCGTAGGTCGTCAACATTTTCAACAATGGGAGAGAAAGCCTCACAGGAGATTGACACTTTATAATCTCTACCATCAAACATAGCTCACGTAGTTTTTTCATCCGATCAATTAGGTTGAAAGCATCTTCAGTCATCCTTCTTCCATTGATGATCAGTGTTTCCAAGTTCTTTGCTTCACGGAAGATCAGTCTGTAAACCATAAAGAACACATTCTTTTCATCACTGATTTTCAGATAGGTTAACTGTCCGAAGATCTGCAAATGAGACGCGTGAAAATCAGCCTCCCGGAATAGGAGACTTCCCTGCTGAGCCATCAGGGTCAAACTGGTGAGATTCGTAAAAGGAAGATAGCCGATCGTTGCAAACAGCAGCATCTTGTTGATGAACCTTACACTCAGCGTCTCTATCTGATCGTTCAGTATGTGTATCAACGGATTAACGGATTTTTTCGAATCTTCCAAGATCACAGTTTTCAAACTCGGAGTAACCACTTTGCACTGTAGCAAATCCTGATCTTCGACCCAAATCGACGACAAATAGCTGATCTTCTCCAGTTTTGGCATGTACAGCACTTCCTTCTCACCCAACAAATCCGACAAAGAATACCAAAACAGCTCCAATCGAAGTTCCTCCACTGTTTCAGCTACTTCCGGACAGAACAGAAACCTCCTCAACGGTTCCAAAAACTCACTTTTATCTCTGTTGGAATCCTTGATCGTGAACGCCCTGTACTGTTTCATCCTCTGCAGCACGGAACTATCGGTCGTGTTGAGATTGTACGTGTTCAGACAAAGCCGGCGCTGGGGGAGGTAGTACCCGCTGGACAGAGTTTTGTGCCATCGTCGGCAAACTCCCATCGCTACCATTTGTTGCTCAAAGTTCAGGTAGTCGAACACCTTGTACAACATTTCCGTTGGCAGTTTGTTAACGTGGTCTTCCGATTTCATTTTGCTGCTAGAGAAAGGCGATGTGCATGCGGCACGGGTCAAAAAGAGACTGGTCAAAGTTCAGATGGATGCCTTCGTAAGCAATCTGCCTGCTTGGTAGAATAGattcatttttcggaaatttccgtACAGCCCTATAGTTGCATCTCGATTCTACCTGTTTTTTTCCTCCTTTCTTTTCGTGTCCCAAAATGCATGAATAGTAAAGCGCAATAAGCTATAGTGATGCCCAGCCTACGCTTCTCAACGGGCCTCAACTTTTGTTTTGAAGATTTGCTTAAGCCGTAAATCAATTCGCTCTCAGCGAAGCAAAATCTTCCTGCTATCTACTACGCTACGTACGAAAATCACTGCTTCATACAGCACATGCAGCCGGTTTCAAACAGATAACAGAACGAAAAATGTTTGTGGTTACGTGCACTTCAGTTTGCTACTGAGCCGGCGCGGTAGCACGTGGATCGCAGTTGTGTGACCACTGCGTCGTAAGTTGTTTCTAGATCAATGATAAACGATCAAAACTAGATCTGAACACCAGATCTTTCTTCTCATTACCGCACCCAGGAAGCCACCCTTCTAACTCTGCAATCAAATTATGAAGAAACATTTCTGTCTCAATATGTGAGAAGGGCCTATTCCATATTTGTTTTTGTCCACTTAAACAGTTGATGATCGGACCCTTACTTACGCAGGAAAAccatgttaccaaaaaaaatcaatagtacAGCAGTAATGCTAAAAGAGTTGATTACACTCTTTTTTACTGGTTTATTTGAATGTTATGGGCGCTGAATCAAGTTTCAAACATCGCGCAAAAGTAATGACAATGCGACATAGATTTGTCCCAACTTCAACAAactaggataaacatcgtacaccatgatttttgagaattttcagccttgcattgcgattttcgaaatgtaacttcgagtcggtaaatactgcaacgctgttgaagatctaccatcgaacagtttcgattttggattagtaataatcgattattcgcgagttgaaaagtacgcaacgaaATCAGCTTCTGTTTCGTcaccaacaaaaaaaatcgagattaTTTCATTATCTATTACCAGTTAGAatgaagagtaatcgccgcgccatctttgttgcttgtttgtcCGACAATTCTTTTCTCCGGTTGTGGAAGATCTTGAAAAGGTCATACAGAAGCGGAAAAGTGATTGATGGCATGAATTAGAACCTCAATACATGTTATGATATAATTGCGAATAAACAGCACAAAAGATCACAAACCATACACGTGAtaatgaaatatctcaagaattttgaaaatcgaagAAAATTATCGTGGCAATCTTCGGGGAAATGTTTATCCTTCACTTCGTGAGCATACGTGTTTCTATCGTGTCATCTAATATTCACGTAGAGGGCATGTGTTGAAGATTGGAACATGTAACATACATTTTTTCCTTTTTGCGTTAGTCTTGTGGGTTTTACGATTGTTGACCAGTAGCTTCTTATATCAGGTTAGACAGTTATTAAATTATCGTTCAATAATCACCATATCTATACACATTTCTTTCAGTCACATCAAAATATAGAACTATAGACTAATTGGACCATTAAGCTTAATCAATAAACGTACAGTCATTCAACAAGACAATGCCTGAGAGTGTCGGGGTTCGATTCCTGATCTATCCAAaatagttatagaacttttagtattCTGGTAattgagtatctttgtgcctaccATACGGCACATCAATTAAAAAACGTATAACTGGAAGAGAAGCAGACAGTTAATAACAGCGGAAGAGTTTATAAAAACTATCAAAAGCTAGGTAGTTAATTCTGTCCCAATAAGGACATCACATCCGAAAAAATAAGAAGATGGACtgaaaatatttttgtgaaaaCTAGGTAAAATTGTTTCAAGGAAATATTAGGAGGAGCCACTTCGAATTTTCTTCCATTTCTAACGAAGCTACTGTTAGAAGTTTTGAAGGAAATATCAAAGtctattgttatatttttgttttatagGCTGCTGTTAGACTCTAAAGAGCCCATTAGACGGGTTaatatatttgtcattgtagtccaacatgtatccaaggttgccatgattcacgttgtgctGGTCAAATATGTGTCATCATAGCAAACAGTCTATGATGGCATAACAGACATAATTcagatgtgtgaagaattagcaataagttaaaattcacaaatacaaagaaattaaaaaaaaaaaacataattcagACAGTATACATAAAGAATGAAAtgccaaaagaatggaaaaaataAACCCAAATCCCAATACCGAAGAAGTCAGGAGCCTCAGAAGCAGaacatttcaggagaatttcattGTGCAATGTAGCTTACAAAATATATGCAAAATGGTTGGTCAAGCAATTGAATTCGTATGCAGGTCCACCCGGTTTGCATCAAGCTGCGTTTACTGCAAATAGGTTTACTGACGATCATATATTCGTACCTAGGCGAATGATGGAAGAACactggaattctggaaagaatttatACATTCTGGCGTTAGATATTAGCAAAGCATTTGATAATGTCAGAACACAGTCCATTGGAGAGATTCTAATTAAGTTAGGAGTGCCATCGAAGTTAGTTGATAGAATTTTCAATTGTGTTAAAGATGAAGTTACAAGAATTTCGTGGGAGAATCAATATTCAAGCGAGGTTAAAAGAGGAAGAGGAATAAAACAAGGATGCCCACTCTCCCCACTACTTTTAATACTTAATACAAGATGTCATGAAAAAGGTtgccgaagaaatcccagaactAAAGTTGATGGATGTACACCTATTGATCCTACCATTGATTTTAGTATTCGCAGATGACATTCTCATAATAGCTAGATCAAAAGCGGAATTACAAAAAAATCCTACAGCAGATAGAATTTCAGTTGGAAAAAGTAGGACTAGAAATCAATTGTGAAAAAAGTCAGGTTTTGATCAGGTATCCCAACGATAAAGCACAACACCCAAAAAAGATTGtattaaataataaaattttcaagGTTATTGATAGCATAACTTATTTGGGAGTTTGTCCAACAGCCACTCTTAACAGAAAATTAACTTGTAAGCAAAGATGTTTGAACACAGTTAAATCTTCTAAAAACAGTAATAGGACCATCGTTGTTGTATGGAACAAAAGTATCAGTATTAACAAAGAAAAGTAGGGTGTCAATAGCTAATTACGAAAAGTTAATTCTTAGAAACATTTACCAATATTGAAGAAAACTAAAGAACTGAAAATTCAACGCGAAAAAAATATTAGACGGAAAAACTATAAACAGAAGAATTAGAGCAGGAAGAATAAGCTACTTTGGGCACGTGATGCGTAGAGAAAGGAACCTCCCTCTCAAGTTAGCTTTTAAACTAAATTATATGAAGAAGAAAGAGGGACGGCCCTCTCAGACATGgttaaaatcattagaacaggattttcttaaacatgaaaACATGAATAGGGACAGGTTTGAAGAACTTTCGAAGGATAGGGAAAAACTGAAAAGTAAGTAAGATGAGATCTATAAAAATGAGGATAGTGAAATTTCGGATGGGGAATCGTTAGATGAGgatagtaggggagactgaggagacttgatccctggggagacttgttccccccatatttgctcggaatcaaaaacatttttcttctagcatatttgtttcaaaactactcctggacaaacgactatgttttggctacaagtgatttcgattgtacattgcattattttcaacggctgatggtttgttttcagtcctttagaaattttttagacgattccgaaaaatctcattaactttgtgaaaattgaaccaaatcgtgtcaaaatttcccagcacatagtttaaataaaatactttcaaacttatttatccaaataaggctgttgttaacatattttaattaagtcagcttagtatacacaacagtgacatggggagacttgatccctcgagggttacacacacattatacatgtgaaaaataaaattctattcggaagcctctatttacttggaattctagtctaattaacaataaaatgtgtcagataattattactttagtacaaaccaataaaagggggatcaagtctccccattttgaaaatacggcatatccttaaaaatttaaggaaatcttacaattcaaACActtcatattcatcgaaaatacaagaaaactcgaaaagaaaatgaataggaagactctggaattattttcccttcaaataaaccatgtgctcaaagggggatcaagtgtcacccatttttgaaaaatacatcataagacatgcctccataaaaacacagttttgaaaacttgaacaatattttaaaggccttctgttgtgtattaacttgcaatacccaagtaacacaacttgttgcataatagttataaattttcttataatacTTATTCAGCAGTATTTTTCGTGTTATATCGACTCAAAACCGAAcacctatataatcaaaacagtgcaaaaaatggcggcttttaGTACTAGTACTAAAAATGTCATCTGCGGTTCATTATCAGTTATAATTTAGTTGTTTGCCATcaaataaaacttgcaataaacttAAAATATACAACCCCAATTGTTGGTTGGAATTTAGTTGCTTTCAAGTAATATAACTTTCAGATGACACTTATATTTCATACCATATACATAAGCTGTTATTCTGATATTTGATAATGATATAACTTGCAGAAAACATTTATATAACAAACAAATAAGTGAGTTAATGCGAAAAGATAAACTGACAGAAAACAAAATAGAACgaattcaatttttcaaattGTGTAAAAAACACAGATGGATTTCCCAGCTTGAAAAATGATGTCTTGTGATGGATAAAATTACATTTCAT contains:
- the LOC109428982 gene encoding uncharacterized protein LOC109428982, whose protein sequence is MKSEDHVNKLPTEMLYKVFDYLNFEQQMVAMGVCRRWHKTLSSGYYLPQRRLCLNTYNLNTTDSSVLQRMKQYRAFTIKDSNRDKSEFLEPLRRFLFCPEVAETVEELRLELFWYSLSDLLGEKEVLYMPKLEKISYLSSIWVEDQDLLQCKVVTPSLKTVILEDSKKSVNPLIHILNDQIETLSVRFINKMLLFATIGYLPFTNLTSLTLMAQQGSLLFREADFHASHLQIFGQLTYLKISDEKNVFFMVYRLIFREAKNLETLIINGRRMTEDAFNLIDRMKKLRELCLMVEIIKCQSPVRLSLPLLKMLTTYAGSIVPLGSVPNLKNISVRNYKHPWEPYRLTEEAINCGIFVPHLQTLKLSKVVLDSIFVKHICTMTGLKILEMMQVRMEVKHLRKMFNALKDLQRIRLEWCYLNEIVTSRDDIANRDRSTTDEDGNDNDNDDAEKDDEEEDCKPDCVQMLQVQFPDRRITNLHNRVVRHVTRSQSMHHGVMLPQYWRPY